One region of Populus trichocarpa isolate Nisqually-1 chromosome 4, P.trichocarpa_v4.1, whole genome shotgun sequence genomic DNA includes:
- the LOC7493551 gene encoding formin-like protein 3 translates to MSSSMHQMISPHQLLLFSLLSFMGCTIIPVCSASVTKKLDQALVPRELDAGIKCGSCPCVNPCAQLAPPPPPPPPSAPQTPYCTPLAPPPPLAPPPPRFIYVTSVPGSLSETDPYDHWKFYSGARQNPVRWLLLLVGLGVIELLVIW, encoded by the coding sequence ATGTCATCGTCCATGCATCAAATGATCAGTCCTCACcaacttcttctcttctctcttctttccttCATGGGATGCACTATTATTCCCGTATGTAGTGCTAGCGTGACAAAAAAGCTAGACCAAGCATTAGTGCCCCGAGAACTAGATGCTGGAATAAAGTGTGGATCATGTCCTTGTGTCAACCCATGTGCCCAGCtggctcctcctcctccaccaccaccaccatcggCACCTCAGACTCCGTATTGTACTCCTCTTGCACCACCACCCCCTCTTGCACCACCACCCCCAAGGTTTATTTATGTGACCAGTGTTCCTGGGAGTTTGTCTGAAACTGATCCTTATGATCATTGGAAATTCTACAGTGGTGCTAGACAGAATCCTGTTAGATGGTTGCTGCTTTTGGTTGGCCTTGGAGTTATAGAGCTGCTGGTGATTTGGTAA
- the LOC7493550 gene encoding disease resistance protein RPV1 has product MASTPTITPSNWKYDVFLSFRGADTRNSFTSHLYKALCQNQIHAYIDYKLHGGEKIEPALLERIEESYISVVIFSENYADSTFCLRELSKILECMETKGQKVLPVFHQLDPSHVQDLTGSYGDAICKHESDCSSQEVESWRHASKEIANLKGWDSKVIRDETKLIEEIVSDIQKKLQHMPAPSIDSKRIIGMKSRVEDIESLLSFGSTGVLIVGIWGLGGIGKSTTAEAVYHRNSHKFEGHCFFRNVMAESHKHGLVHVLQEILREVLENKDLNIGTKVLPPYIKRMLQRKKVLIVLDDVNSSLDLRDLLGEDGLFGQGSRIIVTSRDWQVLINACEEDNIYEVKNLNEDDALELFSLHAFRQNNPIQGYTELSKSVVSCVEGIPLFLEALGASLYKKTSVEYWESKVAQLRTKIGEDIKKSLEMCFDELNQTEKKIFLDIACFFGWCRRDVLHQTLDLEERSGIDRLTDMCLIKIIDNRIWMHDMLQKLGRQIVHQENVDPRGRSRLWEAEDVYHVLTNHQGTGKVEAISLDMSATKEMNLSPTAFEGIYNLRLFDFHNPNSPDELTRIRLPRGLQFLSNGLRILYWYNYPLKSLPSNFCPEKLVELKMPCSQLEELWNECQPLENLKLMNLSYSSKLSLVNSDLSKVPNLEVLNLAWCCSLVKLPSSIKYCTRLTELDLRKCESLCTLPSSIGCLTQLVKLNLTHCKGLASLPYSICELKCLATLDLELCSELTSLPSSIGELESLVELNLGHCSKLSSLPNSIGELKCLARLYLGYCSKLTSLPDKIGELKYLKELKLHHCLALASLPNSIGELKSLDNLDFYYCLKLASFPDSIGELNCLATLDLKFCSKLASVPDSFGQLKCLSRLDLGYCSELASLPDSFGDLKCLSRLDLCYCLELASLPDSIGELKSLVELNLGYCSKLASLPDSIGKLKCLEMLDLNYCSKLASLPDSIGKLKSLVKLHLSSCSKLASLPDSIGKLKSLAELHLSSCLKLASLPDSIGELKCLPRLDLGYCLKLVSLPDSIGELKSLAKLNLYYCSELASLPDSIGKLKSLVELHLGYCYKLAWLLESIGELKCLVMLNLHHCSELAWLPNSIGKLKSLVELHFGYCYKLAWLPESIGELKCLVMLSLHHCSELTWLPDSIGKLKSLVELHLGYCYKLAWLPESIGELKCLVTLNLHHCSELAWLPDSIGELKCLVMLDLNSCSKLASLPNRIGKLKSLAELYLSSCSKLASLPNSIGELKCLGTLDLNCCSELACLPDSIGKLKSLLELHLSSCSKLACLPNNIGELKCLLRLNLSYCSKLASLPNNIGELKCLVMLNLNSCSELVSLPNSIGELKSLVELHLSSCSKLASLPNNIGKLKSLEKLDLSLICAWSEVPEWFSYIGTEGSSVKIKLPAHRNHTNSTDQFSGFTFCAVVSFGPCQNDGDFDIRCECHLITKGGVQSDLIFNNKRDEEKRLSPLKREHEFFWSINSHCFFKESIHCLSKDYIDEPEQPHTLKD; this is encoded by the exons ATGGCTTCCACTCCTACCATTACTCCTTCGAATTGGAAGTACGATGTGTTCCTCAGTTTTAGAGGCGCAGACACCCGCAATAGTTTTACAAGTCATCTTTACAAGGCTTTGTGTCAAAACCAAATTCATGCTTACATCGATTATAAACTTCATGGAGGAGAAAAGATTGAGCCTGCCCTCTTGGAAAGGATTGAAGAGTCATATATTTCGGTAGTCATTTTCTCTGAAAATTATGCAGATTCCACTTTCTGTTTGAGGGAACTCTCCAAGATTCTTGAGTGCATGGAGACCAAAGGACAGAAGGTTTTGCCAGTTTTTCACCAACTTGATCCAAGCCATGTTCAAGATCTGACTGGGAGCTATGGAGACGCAATTTGCAAGCATGAAAGTGATTGCAGTTCTCAAGAAGTAGAGAGTTGGAGACATGCTTCGAAAGAAATAGCTAATCTCAAGGGCTGGGATTCGAAAGTCATCAG GGATGAGACCAAGCTAATCGAGGAAATTGTTTCTGACATTCAAAAGAAATTGCAGCATATGCCTGCACCCTCAATTGATTCAAAACGCATTATTGGAATGAAATCACGCGTTGAAGACATTGAATCGTTACTATCCTTTGGATCAACCGGTGTGCTCATTGTGGGAATATGGGGGTTGGGTGGTATAGGCAAGTCAACAACGGCTGAAGCTGTATATCATCGAAACTCTCATAAATTTGAAGGTCATTGCTTTTTCCGAAATGTAATGGCAGAATCACATAAGCATGGACTAGTTCATGTACTGCAGGAAATTCTTCGTGAAGTATTAGAGAACAAAGATCTGAACATAGGCACAAAGGTGTTACCCCCGTACATTAAGCGAATGCTTCAAAGAAAAAAGGTCCTCATAGTTCTTGATGATGTCAACAGTTCTCTAGATTTAAGAGATTTACTAGGAGAGGATGGTTTGTTTGGCCAAGGAAGTAGAATCATTGTGACAAGTAGAGATTGGCAAGTGCTTATAAATGCATGCGAAGAAGACAACATTTACGAGGTTAAGAATTTAAATGAAGACGATGCTCTTGAACTCTTCAGCTTGCATGCTTTCAGACAAAATAATCCTATACAAGGATATACAGAGCTATCAAAAAGTGTGGTAAGCTGTGTTGAAGGCATTCCATTATTTCTGGAGGCTTTAGGTGCCAGTCTATACAAAAAGACTAGTGTAGAATACTGGGAAAGTAAGGTGGCACAGCTAAGAACAAAAATTGGCGAGGACATTAAGAAAAGTTTGGAAATGtgttttgatgaattaaatcagacagaaaagaaaatatttcttgatATAGCATGTTTCTTTGGATGGTGCAGAAGGGATGTTCTCCATCAAACACTAGATCTTGAAGAAAGAAGTGGGATAGATCGTCTCACTGATATGTGtctcataaaaattattgacaaCAGGATCTGGATGCATGATATGCTGCAAAAACTAGGGCGACAAATTGTCCACCAAGAAAACGTTGATCCTAGAGGACGTAGCAGGTTGTGGGAGGCTGAGGATGTCTATCATGTATTAACAAATCATCAG GGGACAGGAAAAGTGGAAGCCATATCCCTCGACATGTCTGCAACTAAAGAAATGAACTTAAGTCCTACAGCATTTGAAGGGATATATAATCTAAGATTGTTCGATTTCCATAATCCAAATTCCCCAGATGAGCTAACAAGGATTCGCCTTCCTCGAGggcttcaatttctttcaaatggGCTAAGGATTCTCTACTGGTATAATTACCCTTTGAAATCCTTGCCATCAAATTTTTGTCCAGAGAAACTTGTTGAGCTTAAAATGCCTTGTAGCCAGCTCGAAGAACTTTGGAATGAATGTCAG ccacttgagaatttgaaattaatgaaCCTCAGTTACTCCTCGAAGCTGAGCTTAGTTAATTCAGACTTGTCCAAAGTTCCAAATCTTGAGGTTCTAAATCTGGCATGGTGTTGTAGTTTGGTTAAGTTACCTTCCTCTATTAAATACTGCACCAGACTTACTGAATTAGATCTTAGGAAATGTGAGAGTTTATGTACTTTGCCCTCGTCAATTGGGTGCCTCACTCAACttgttaaattgaatttaaccCACTGCAAAGGTCTCGCTAGTCTACCATACAGCATTTGTGAGTTGAAATGTCTTGCGACGCTTGATCTCGAGCTTTGCTCAGAACTAACAAGTTTACCTAGCAGTATTGGTGAGTTGGAATCTCTTGTAGAGCTTAATCTTGGTCATTGCTCAAAACTATCAAGCCTTCCAAATAGCATTGGTGAGTTGAAATGTCTTGCGAGGCTTTATCTTGGTTATTGCTCAAAACTAACAAGTCTACCAGACAAAATTGGCGAGTTGAAATATCTTAAAGAGCTTAAACTTCATCATTGCTTAGCACTAGCGAGCCTTCCAAACAGCATTGGCGAGTTGAAATCTCTTGacaatcttgatttttattattgcttAAAACTAGCAAGCTTTCCAGACAGCATTGGCGAGTTGAATTGTCTTGCGACACTTGATCTTAAGTTTTGCTCAAAACTAGCAAGTGTACCAGATAGCTTTGGTCAATTGAAATGTCTTTCGAGACTTGACCTTGGTTATTGCTCAGAACTAGCAAGTCTACCTGATAGCTTTGGTGATCTCAAATGTCTTTCGAGGCTTGATCTTTGTTATTGCTTAGAACTGGCAAGTCTACCTGACAGCATTGGCGAGTTGAAATCTCTTGTAGAGCTTAATCTTGGTTACTGCTCAAAACTAGCAAGCCTTCCAGATAGCATTGGCAAGTTGAAATGTCTTGAGATGCTTGATCTAAATTATTGCTCAAAACTCGCAAGTCTACCAGACAGCATTGGTAAGTTGAAATCTCTTGTAAAGCTTCATCTTTCTTCTTGCTCAAAACTAGCAAGCCTTCCAGACAGCATTGGCAAGTTGAAATCTCTTGCAGAGCTTCATCTTTCATCTTGCTTAAAACTAGCAAGTCTTCCTGACAGCATTGGCGAGTTGAAATGTCTTCCCAGGCTTGATCTTGGTTATTGCTTAAAACTAGTAAGTCTTCCTGACAGCATTGGTGAGTTGAAATCTCTTGCAAAGCTTAATCTTTATTATTGCTCAGAACTAGCAAGTCTGCCTGACAGCATTGGCAAGTTGAAATCTCTTGTAGAGCTTCATCTTGGCTATTGCTATAAACTAGCATGGCTTCTAGAGAGCATTGGCGAGTTGAAATGTCTTGTGATGCTTAATCTTCATCATTGCTCAGAATTAGCATGGCTTCCAAACAGCATTGGCAAGTTGAAATCTCTTGTAGAGCTTCATTTTGGTTATTGCTATAAACTAGCATGGCTTCCAGAGAGTATTGGCGAGTTGAAATGTCTTGTGATGCTTAGTCTTCATCATTGCTCAGAATTAACATGGCTTCCAGACAGCATTGGCAAGTTGAAATCTCTTGTAGAGCTTCATCTCGGTTATTGCTATAAACTAGCATGGCTTCCAGAGAGCATTGGTGAGTTGAAATGTCTTGTGACCCTTAATCTTCATCATTGCTCAGAATTAGCTTGGCTTCCAGACAGCATTGGCGAGTTGAAATGTCTTGTGATGCTTGATCTTAATTCTTGCTCAAAACTAGCAAGTCTGCCAAACAGGATTGGCAAGTTGAAATCTCTAGCAGAGCTTTATCTTTCTTCTTGCTCAAAACTAGCAAGTCTTCCAAACAGCATTGGCGAGTTGAAATGTCTTGGGACGCTTGATCTTAATTGTTGCTCAGAATTAGCATGTCTACCAGATAGCATTGGTAAGTTGAAATCTCTTTTAGAGCTTCATCTTTCTTCTTGCTCAAAACTAGCATGTCTTCCTAACAACATTGGCGAGTTGAAATGTCTGTTAAGGCTTAATCTTAGTTATTGCTCGAAGCTAGCAAGCCTTCCAAACAACATTGGCGAGTTGAAATGTCTTGTGATGCTTAATCTTAATTCTTGCTCAGAACTAGTAAGTCTACCAAACAGCATTGGCGAGTTGAAATCTCTTGTAGAGCTTCATCTTTCTTCTTGCTCAAAACTAGCAAGCCTTCCAAACAACATTGGCAAGTTGAAATCTCTTGAAAAGCTTGATCTTTCT CTTATATGTGCTTGGTCGGAAGTTCCAGAGTGGTTCAGTTATATAGGTACCGAAGGATCTTCAGTAAAAATCAAGCTACCAGCTCATAGGAATCATACTAATAGTACTGATCAGTTCTCGGGTTTCACTTTTTGTGCTGTTGTTTCATTTGGCCCCTGTCAGAATGATGGTGACTTTGATATTAGATGTGAATGCCATTTGATAACCAAAGGTGGAGTCCAGAGTGATCTCATTTTCAACAACAAAAGAGATGAAGAAAAGAGGCTGAGTCCTTTGAAAAGGGAGCATGAGTTCTTTTGGAGCATCAACTCTCATTGTTTTTTCAAGGAGTCCATCCACTGTTTGTCCAAAGATTATATTGACGAGCCTGAGCAACCACACACCCTAAAAGATTGA